A single genomic interval of Camelina sativa cultivar DH55 chromosome 11, Cs, whole genome shotgun sequence harbors:
- the LOC104728095 gene encoding uncharacterized protein LOC104728095 — protein sequence MVAIAETVDTQSLLNINMMNITKLTSTNYMTWSLQVHSLLDGYDLAGYVDGTSVPPDSMLTTSDPPTPNPAYATWRRQDKLIFSGLLGTLSPALQSLVSKTKSSAEMWKTISATYANPSWGHIQQLRLQIKQAVKGDKTIDEYMQSLTTRFDQLALLGKPLAHEEQLEYIFGGLPEDYKTVIDQVEGRETPPSIIEVHEKLINKEAKLLAAALSVVTTGPTSAHVATNRSSHASGKQSYRPHQPWNNNNNNNKYRHQYSRQDTRMTRGYQGKCQICGVLGTVPNGALSFNNSHTLALKVVCFRLPSVRGNHVQIWRSDINNQQPHGSLIAVLLIT from the coding sequence ATGGTTGCAATCGCTGAAACAGTTGACACACAAAGTCTCCTCAACATCAACATGATGAACATCACTAAACTCACATCAACAAACTACATGACATGGAGCCTCCAGGTTCACTCCCTCCTTGACGGCTACGATCTTGCTGGATATGTCGATGGCACTTCCGTTCCTCCAGATTCCATGCTCACTACCTCAGATCCGCCTACTCCAAATCCAGCCTATGCGACATGGAGACGACAAGATAAGCTCATCTTTAGTGGGCTTCTTGGTACCCTCTCTCCCGCCTTGCAGTCCCTGGTGTCTAAAACCAAATCTTCTGCTGAGATGTGGAAGACAATCTCTGCCACCTATGCTAATCCAAGTTGGGGTCACATTCAACAACTTCGTCTCCAGATCAAGCAAGCTGTTAAAGGTGACAAAACCATTGATGAATATATGCAATCTCTCACTACTAGATTTGATCAACTTGCTCTCCTTGGTAAACCACTTGCACATGAAGAGCAACTCGAGTACATCTTTGGTGGTCTTCCAGAAGATTACAAGACTGTCATTGATCAAGTGGAGGGTCGTGAGACTCCACCATCGATTATTGAGGTGCATGAGAAACTCATCAACAAAGAAGCCAAGCTTCTCGCTGCTGCTCTGTCTGTTGTCACCACTGGACCCACTTCTGCTCATGTTGCCACCAATCGGTCATCTCACGCCTCCGGAAAGCAGTCTTATCGTCCTCACCAGccatggaacaacaacaacaacaacaacaagtatcGTCATCAATACTCACGACAAGATACTCGTATGACTAGAGGCTATCAAGGCAAGTGCCAAATCTGTGGTGTGTTGGGCACAGTGCCAAACGGTGCTCTCAGCTTCAACAACAGCCACACTTTGGCTCTCAAAGTGGTCTGCTTCCGCCTCCCTTCCGTCCGTGGCAACCACGTGCAAATCTGGCGGTCGGACATCAACAACCAACAACCTCATGGCTCCTTGATAGCGGTGCTACTCATCACATGA